One segment of Panicum virgatum strain AP13 chromosome 1K, P.virgatum_v5, whole genome shotgun sequence DNA contains the following:
- the LOC120639727 gene encoding polyamine transporter PUT1-like isoform X1, with the protein MGDAPSEVQLAVVQDRPASTTPATPPAPAPPPPPAGPGSDTGQQEKLAQNTGSTASSAPMGECSTEYRGLPGGNADTNGAAASLRKVSIVPLVFLIFYEVSGGPFGIEDSVGAAGPLLAIAGFLALPVIWSIPEALITAEPGTMFPENGGYVVWVASALGPYWGFQQGWMKWLSGVIDNALYPVLFLDYLKSAVPALGGGPPRAFAVLGLTAVLTLLNYRGLTVVGWVAICLGVFSVLPFFVMGLISLPKLRPARWLAVDLHDVDWNLYLNTLFWNLNYWDSISTLSGEVDNPGKTLPKALFYAVIFVVVGYLYPLLAGTGAVPLDRSQWSDGYFSDLAKLLGGAWVMWWVQAAAAMSNMGMFVAEMSSDSYQLLGMAERGMLPAFFARRSRHGTPLVGILFSASGVLLLSSMSFQEIVAAENFLYCFGMLLEFVAFVLLRVRRPDAPRPYRVPLGTAGCVAMLVPPTALIVVVLALSTLKVALVSLGAVAVGLVLQPLLRLVEKKGWLRFAVNSDLPDIGVGHAPAASAADEPLAP; encoded by the exons ATGGGCGACGCGCCGTCGGAGGTGCAGCTGGCCGTGGTCCAGGACCGCCCGGCctcgaccacgccggcgacgccgccggcgccggcgccgccaccgccgcctgcggGCCCTGGCTCCGACACCGGTCAGCAAGAG AAGCTCGCCCAGAACACCGGATCGACAGCAAGTAGTGCTCCAATGGGCGAATGCAGCACGGAGTACAGGGGCCTCCCCGGCGGCAATGCCGATACtaacggcgcggcggcgtcgctcCGCAAGGTCTCCATCGTCCCGCTGGTCTTCCTCATCTTCTACGAGGTCTCCGGCGGGCCGTTCGGCATCGAGGACAgcgtgggcgcggcggggccgcTCCTCGCCATCGCCGGCTTCCTGGCCCTCCCCGTCATCTGGAGCATCCCGGAGGCGCTGATCACGGCGGAGCCCGGCACCATGTTCCCGGAGAACGGCGGGTACGTCGTGTGGGTCGCGTCGGCGCTCGGCCCCTACTGGGGGTTCCAGCAGGGGTGGATGAAGTGGCTGAGCGGCGTCATCGACAACGCGCTCTACCCTGTCCTCTTCCTCGACTACCTCAAGTCCGCCGTGCCCGCGCTGGGCGGCGGCCCGCCGAGGGCGTTCGCGGTCCTGGGCCTCACGGCGGTGCTGACGCTGCTCAACTACCGCGGGCTCACCGTCGTCGGTTGGGTCGCCATCTGCCTCGGGGTGTTCTCCGTCCTGCCGTTCTTCGTGATGGGCCTCATCTCGCTCCCCAAGctccggccggcgaggtggctgGCGGTGGACCTCCACGACGTGGACTGGAACCTGTACCTGAACACGCTGTTCTGGAACCTCAACTACTGGGACTCGATCAGCACGCTGTCCGGCGAGGTGGACAACCCCGGCAAGACGCTGCCCAAGGCTCTCTTCTACGCGGTCATCTTCGTGGTCGTGGGCTACCTGTacccgctgctcgccggcaccggcgcggtGCCGCTGGACCGGTCGCAGTGGAGCGACGGTTACTTCTCGGACCTCGCCAAGCTCCTCGGCGGTGCGTGGGTGATGTGGTgggtgcaggcggcggcggcgatgtcgaACATGGGCATGTTCGTGGCCGAGATGAGCAGCGACTCGTACCAGCTGCTGGGCATGGCGGAGCGGGGCATGCTGCCGGCCTTCTTCGCGCGGCGGTCGCGGCACGGGACGCCGCTGGTGGGCATCCTATTCTCGGCGTCGGGCGTGCTGCTGCTCTCCTCCATGAGCTTCCAGGAGATCGTGGCCGCCGAGAACTTCCTCTACTGCTTCGGCATGCTGCTGGAGTTCGTCGCCTTCGTGCTGCTGCGCGTGCGGCGGCCCGACGCGCCCCGGCCGTACCGCGTCCCGCTCGGCACCGCCGGGTGCGTGGCGATGCTGGTGCCGCCCACGGCGCTCATCGTGGTGGTGCTCGCGCTGTCGACGCTCAAGGTGGCGCTCGTGAGCCTCGGCGCCGTGGCCGTCGGGCTCGTGCTGCAGCCGCTGCTGAGGCTCGTGGAGAAGAAGGGGTGGCTCAGGTTCGCCGTGAACTCGGACCTCCCGGACATCGGCGTCGGGCACgcacccgccgcctccgccgcggatGAGCCGCTCGCGCCGTAG
- the LOC120639743 gene encoding ubiquinol oxidase 1c, mitochondrial-like, which translates to MSSRAAGSVLLHHLGPRVFGPASSAAAAAPRPLLALAGGGERGAAAVWVRLQSTAAAEAKEEAAAPRGEEGEAAASKGNAGGAVAPKVEAAASKGNAGSTAAAKAEAVEAAKEGGGEKSPAVNSYWGIEPSKLVSKDGVEWRWSCFRPWETYKPNTSIDLTRHHEPKVLLDKLAYWTVKSLRAPTDIFFQRRYGCRAMMLETVAAVPGMVGGMLLHLRSLRRFEHSGGWIRVLLEEAENERMHLMTFMEVAKPRWYERALVLAVQGVFFNAYFLGYLISPKFAHRVVGYLEEEAIHSYTEYLRDIEDGKIENVPAPAIAIDYWQLPADATLKDVVTMVRADEAHHRDVNHFASDIHFQGMELKETPAPLEYH; encoded by the exons atgAGCTCCCGCGCAGCCGGATCCGTCCTCCTGCACCACCTGGGCCCGCGCGTCTTCGGCCCCGCTtcctccgcggcggccgcggcgccgaggCCCCTGCTCGCCCTGGCCGGCGGAGGGGAACGGGGAGCCGCCGCCGTGTGGGTGCGGCTTcagtccaccgccgccgccgaggcgaaggaggaggcggccgcgcccaggggggaggagggggaggcggccgcGTCCAAGGGGAACGCTGGCGGCGCCGTGGCCCCCAAGGTGGAGGCGGCCGCGTCCAAGGGGAACGCTGGCAGCACCGCGGCCGCCAAGGCGGAGGCCGTGGAGGCCGCGAAGGAGGGGGGCGGGGAGAAGAGCCCCGCGGTCAACAGCTACTGGGGCATCGAGCCGTCCAAGCTGGTGAGCAAGGACGGCGTCGAGTGGAGGTGGTCTTGCTTCAGG CCATGGGAGACGTACAAGCCCAACACCTCGATCGATCTCACCAGGCACCACGAGCCCAAGGTGCTGCTCGACAAGCTCGCCTACTGGACCGTCAAATCGTTGCGCGCGCCCACCGACATCTTCTTCCAG AGGAGGTACGGCTGCCGCGCGATGATGCTggagacggtggcggcggtgccggGGATGGTGGGCGGCATGCTGCTGCACCTGCGCTCGCTCCGGCGCTTCGAGCACAGCGGGGGGTGGATCCGGGtgctgctggaggaggccgagaaCGAGCGCATGCACCTCATGACCTTCATGGAGGTGGCCAAGCCCAGGTGGTACGAGCGCGCGCTCGTCCTCGCCGTGCAGGGCGTCTTCTTCAACGCCTACTTCCTCGGCTACCTCATCTCCCCCAAGTTCGCGCACCGCGTCGTCGGCTACCTCGAGGAGGAGGCCATCCACTCCTACACCGAGTACCTCAGGGACATCGAGGACGGCAAGATCGAGAATGTCCCCGCGCCGGCCATCGCCATCGACTACTGGCAGCTCCCAGCCGATGCCACGCTCAAGGACGTCGTCACCATGGTGCGGGCCGACGAGGCACACCACCGCGATGTCAACCATTTCGCCTCG GACATCCATTTCCAGGGGATGGAGCTCAAGGAGACACCAGCGCCGCTTGAATATCATTGA
- the LOC120639721 gene encoding myb family transcription factor PHL11-like, which translates to MFEGMERAGYGGASAMGGVVLSRDPKPRLRWTPDLHERFVEAVTKLGGPDKATPKSVLRLMGMKGLTLYHLKSHLQKYRLGKQSKKDTGLEASKGAFAAQGINFSAPVPLSIPSTAGNNTGEMPLADALKYQIEVQRKLHEQLEVQKKLQMRIEAQGKYLHTILEKAQNNLSYDATGAANLEASRSQLTDFNLALSGFMDNVSQVCEQNNGELAKAMTEDNLTASNLGFQLYHGVHDGEDVKCTPDEGLLLLDLNIRGGYDHLSAADLKMNQHMR; encoded by the exons ATGTTCGAGGGGATGGAGAGGGCGGGGTACGGCGGCGCTTCGGCGATGGGCGGTGTGGTGCTGTCGCGGGACCCCAAGCCAAGGCTGCGGTGGACGCCCGACCTGCACGAGCGCTTCGTCGAGGCCGTCACCAAGCTCGGCGGGCCCGACA AAGCGACGCCCAAGTCGGTGCTGAGGCTGATGGGAATGAAAGGGCTCACCTTGTACCACCTCAAGAGTCATCTCCAG AAATACAGGCTTGGAAAACAGAGCAAGAAAGATACAGGCTTGGAAGCCAGCAAAGGGG CATTCGCAGCACAGGGCATCAATTTCTCTGCTCCAGTACCTCTTAGCATTCCATCTACGGCCGGTAACAATACGGG AGAAATGCCACTTGCGGATGCGCTTAAGTACCAAATTGAAGTCCAAAGGAAACTCCACGAGCAGCTTGAG GTGCAGAAGAAGCTGCAAATGCGAATCGAGGCGCAAGGAAAATACCTGCACACAATTTTAGAGAAAGCCCAGAACAACCTGTCCTATGACGCAACAGGAGCTGCCAACCTGGAGGCAAGCAGATCGCAGCTGACAGACTTCAACCTCGCGCTCTCAGGTTTCATGGACAATGTGTCACAAGTGTGTGAGCAAAACAATGGCGAACTGGCGAAAGCCATGACCGAGGACAATCTCACAGCGAGCAATCTAGGCTTTCAACTGTACCATGGTGTTCACGACGGCGAGGATGTCAAGTGCACTCCAGATGAAGGATTGCTGCTTCTGGATCTGAACATCAGAGGAGGCTACGATCACCTGTCTGCGGCGGATTTGAagatgaaccagcacatgaggTGA
- the LOC120639727 gene encoding polyamine transporter PUT1-like isoform X2, whose product MGECSTEYRGLPGGNADTNGAAASLRKVSIVPLVFLIFYEVSGGPFGIEDSVGAAGPLLAIAGFLALPVIWSIPEALITAEPGTMFPENGGYVVWVASALGPYWGFQQGWMKWLSGVIDNALYPVLFLDYLKSAVPALGGGPPRAFAVLGLTAVLTLLNYRGLTVVGWVAICLGVFSVLPFFVMGLISLPKLRPARWLAVDLHDVDWNLYLNTLFWNLNYWDSISTLSGEVDNPGKTLPKALFYAVIFVVVGYLYPLLAGTGAVPLDRSQWSDGYFSDLAKLLGGAWVMWWVQAAAAMSNMGMFVAEMSSDSYQLLGMAERGMLPAFFARRSRHGTPLVGILFSASGVLLLSSMSFQEIVAAENFLYCFGMLLEFVAFVLLRVRRPDAPRPYRVPLGTAGCVAMLVPPTALIVVVLALSTLKVALVSLGAVAVGLVLQPLLRLVEKKGWLRFAVNSDLPDIGVGHAPAASAADEPLAP is encoded by the coding sequence ATGGGCGAATGCAGCACGGAGTACAGGGGCCTCCCCGGCGGCAATGCCGATACtaacggcgcggcggcgtcgctcCGCAAGGTCTCCATCGTCCCGCTGGTCTTCCTCATCTTCTACGAGGTCTCCGGCGGGCCGTTCGGCATCGAGGACAgcgtgggcgcggcggggccgcTCCTCGCCATCGCCGGCTTCCTGGCCCTCCCCGTCATCTGGAGCATCCCGGAGGCGCTGATCACGGCGGAGCCCGGCACCATGTTCCCGGAGAACGGCGGGTACGTCGTGTGGGTCGCGTCGGCGCTCGGCCCCTACTGGGGGTTCCAGCAGGGGTGGATGAAGTGGCTGAGCGGCGTCATCGACAACGCGCTCTACCCTGTCCTCTTCCTCGACTACCTCAAGTCCGCCGTGCCCGCGCTGGGCGGCGGCCCGCCGAGGGCGTTCGCGGTCCTGGGCCTCACGGCGGTGCTGACGCTGCTCAACTACCGCGGGCTCACCGTCGTCGGTTGGGTCGCCATCTGCCTCGGGGTGTTCTCCGTCCTGCCGTTCTTCGTGATGGGCCTCATCTCGCTCCCCAAGctccggccggcgaggtggctgGCGGTGGACCTCCACGACGTGGACTGGAACCTGTACCTGAACACGCTGTTCTGGAACCTCAACTACTGGGACTCGATCAGCACGCTGTCCGGCGAGGTGGACAACCCCGGCAAGACGCTGCCCAAGGCTCTCTTCTACGCGGTCATCTTCGTGGTCGTGGGCTACCTGTacccgctgctcgccggcaccggcgcggtGCCGCTGGACCGGTCGCAGTGGAGCGACGGTTACTTCTCGGACCTCGCCAAGCTCCTCGGCGGTGCGTGGGTGATGTGGTgggtgcaggcggcggcggcgatgtcgaACATGGGCATGTTCGTGGCCGAGATGAGCAGCGACTCGTACCAGCTGCTGGGCATGGCGGAGCGGGGCATGCTGCCGGCCTTCTTCGCGCGGCGGTCGCGGCACGGGACGCCGCTGGTGGGCATCCTATTCTCGGCGTCGGGCGTGCTGCTGCTCTCCTCCATGAGCTTCCAGGAGATCGTGGCCGCCGAGAACTTCCTCTACTGCTTCGGCATGCTGCTGGAGTTCGTCGCCTTCGTGCTGCTGCGCGTGCGGCGGCCCGACGCGCCCCGGCCGTACCGCGTCCCGCTCGGCACCGCCGGGTGCGTGGCGATGCTGGTGCCGCCCACGGCGCTCATCGTGGTGGTGCTCGCGCTGTCGACGCTCAAGGTGGCGCTCGTGAGCCTCGGCGCCGTGGCCGTCGGGCTCGTGCTGCAGCCGCTGCTGAGGCTCGTGGAGAAGAAGGGGTGGCTCAGGTTCGCCGTGAACTCGGACCTCCCGGACATCGGCGTCGGGCACgcacccgccgcctccgccgcggatGAGCCGCTCGCGCCGTAG